In Saccharomyces paradoxus chromosome VIII, complete sequence, the genomic window ATGTATCGAACGAAGGCCATATGAAGCAGAAAAGGTTGAATTGGTCAGCTCAGGaaacatttttgttttcaacGAGGAGAGATCTGGCATCAAAAGATGGACCGATGGTTTTTCTTGGTCTCCTTCTAGAATTTCAGGCAAATTTCTCGTATATAGAGAGTATAACAGGCTTGGTTCCACGCAGGATCCAGTATTGCATAACATCCTTGAATACAACATCTTCGAGAGAGCTCATAGGAAATACTTTTACACTGGActactaaaaaaaacattctCTTTAAAGTTCAATACGGATCCCACCGACAGCACTAAGTTGGAAACATTTCATCTTATTGCTTACTATACGGAAAAGGATATTCGCCAAGGAAGTTTGAAAAGGCCTTCAGAAAATCCattcttcaataaatttcGACCTTCACAGAAACTATCAGAAGCTCTACAAAAAGTGGCTGTGGGAAATGGCAGATCTAACCCAtctaaaaataatgaaagagGCAGAACTAAAGCTCATAACTCGAAAATGTGCCGATCGCTGTCATCTTCCTCGAGCTATTGTGATCTCTTGAAATATTGTAACACTCCCGGAAATGTTCCAGTTAGGTCATCTCTTTCTGATAGTAGGACTATGGTTCAGATCCCTTTAAACACTTTAAACATCACTCCAGGGGAAATGCACCAACAACAGCaccaacaacagcagcaataTCTCTTACCCATAGATCAAAAGAATCAGTTACCTCTCCCGTACGTACAGCACCAGCCACAACCAATAGGAATTTACAATCCTAATTATCAGCCTGGATTGAGACGCACGGTTTCACAACCAATGATATTTTGCAATACCTACAATACTCTCTCCCGACAACATACTGCAGCATCTTATGAAGGATGTGGTGTGACACCTCCACTGGTATATTCCTCTAATACATTGAACGCACTACCATACCAAAATCTCGATCCATATTGTTCAAGACCGGGTCCTGAATGCAATCGTTCTCAGGCCCCTATCGCCTCAACGATGATACACCCAGTACGTCCTATATTAGTGCATGATTATCGACAAGGAAAACCAATCGCGAGTTCCATGAAGCCTCCAAATGTAAACATAACCACCTCAACCAACAAAAACTTGGATGGAATTTATATTTTACCAGCACCTCGTATGAATCTCCCGCCTCAAACACAATACCAAATGATCCATACACCAGATAGCGTGCAGCATGGATCTACATTTAGTGAAAACAATACATCAAGCGATCAAAAATCCCATAAGTAcccaaaataaaagattattttttccctttcatGTTCTAAACGATTTTCCTAAGGTACGGTTATATTCCACACCAGATTTCTTATTACATAGGAATGGCAGCCAGTTAAATTTCTAATTCGAGAAGGGCTTTATTGAACAGGATGGGACTTATTCTTATCGTTCCCTGCCATCGCCGGATTTTGACAAAGTTTTTTATTAGACGATCTAATTTGTCTATCACCATCATTGTATCATATACCAATACTAACAAGCATATCCAAATTCGTAActttaatgaaattttcagaTAAACCAAGAgaacagaaaaatcaaagcttgaaattctttctgacatttttacaaaaaaataaataaacgTGGAGCAGGCAGAAGCAATCGAGAACTCCAATCAAAATCATGTAAGAAACATACTTCCAAAGTTACTGATATTAAAAATCTTGTGTCATCCCCACCCAAAGCTTTATTCTGACCTTTCTTACGTAGCAAAAGTCACAGCATCACATTTTGTCCCTATTCAATTTCCTTCACAAACATCCGTTTGGaagtcaaaaaaataacagcGGTAACAAAGTGAAAGCGAGATTGAAAGAAACAACTTAAAATTGTGATGAGTTCCTGAGGATACGTTTACGTTTCTGTGGCTTCTTCGCCGCGCGTTTTCCGCGTATAGGGAATACACTAACAAGAAGGCATGAGGTATATGTTAACGGTTTTCTATAGTTACTCGTTACACAAATAAGAAGGGATGCATCGTAGATGCAATGGTACGTACGATTATGTGTATGACGACTTCGACTCAATTAAAAGCAGATGTGCTAAAAAGACTAACAACCCCTAGCACCGTTGAATCGTTTAGAACACCACCGATGCTGGTGATATAACTCTGGATGAAGGGTTACTTATAGCACTGTTGATGAATAAATACATCTCTATGAATCGTTTGATGCGTTCCTTGCGACCTCTTATTCTGATGAAGATTAAGCCTTGACggggaaaaaaaagcttcaATCTCGACAGAAAACGGACAGAAAATTATACTggattatattttatataccGAGAGGATTTTCCGATAGACTACCTACTTTCACATAATATATCTTGCTTTACTGACTTATTATATAGCGTCACATTTATTTCATGGCACTATCACCCGCCGGGTGTAAGACGACAAGTGCCGACACCGCGGAAGAAATAGGACGAGCGGAAATACtaggaaagaaaaataagcTTCCGAAATAAAACACCGACAATGAAGTTCTTGGCAACGTTCGGTTATTTCCTCTACGTAACAACAGGTATAATACCCGAGCGTACAGggctaaaaaaaataacagaaaGGTGTAAAAGAGGGACATGGATGGTCCTAATTTTGCACATCAAGGCGGGAGGTCACAACGCACTACTGAATTGTATTCATGCGCACGTTGTagaaaattaaagaagaagtgTGGTAAACAAATACCGACATGTGTGAATTGCGATAAAAATGGAGCACACTGTTCGTATCCAGGTAGAGCCCCAAGACGGACTAAGAAGGAATTAGCGGATGCCATGCTACGAGGGGAATACGTTCCagtgaaaagaaacaagaaaatagGAAGAAGCCCTTTGGGTAATAAGAGCATGCCAACCTCTTCTAGTTCGCCATCTACAAATGGCGCTATAACGCCTGGGTTTTCACCTTATGAAAACGATGATGCACACAAGATGAAGCAGTTGAAACCGGCAGACCCGATAAACCTTGTCATGGGGGCAAGTCCGAATTCTAGCGAAGGTGTCTCATCGCTAATTTCCGTTCTTACATCATTGAATGATAGTTCTAATCCTTCTTCGCATTTATCCTCCAATGAAAATTCCTTGATTCCTTCCCGATCCCTGCCAGCGTCAGTGCAACAAGGTTCAGCAACGTCATCATATGGAGGATATAACACGCCCTCGCCGCTAATTAGCGGGCCTGTGCCTGCGAACACCCAATCTGTGCCATTGCAAAACAATAATCGCAATACTAGCGACAGTGATGACGGCAATAATATTGACCACgacaataacaataacaatagcagTGCACCGCAATTGAGTCTTACCTCATATGCAAACAATCCTGTCCCCAGTGGAAAATACGATTCTGTACCAGTTGATGCATCCTCGattgaatttgaaactaTGTCGTGTTGCTTTAAAGGTGGTAGAACAACATCGTGGGTCAGAGAGGATGGTTCGTTCAAATCAATTGACAGATCCTTACTGGACAGGTTCATCGCCGCATACTTCAAACACAATCACCGTCTATTTCCTATGATTGATAAGATAGCATTCCTAAATGACGCCGCGACGATTACtgattttgaaacattGTACGACAACAAAAACTACCCTGATAgctttgttttcaaagtatATATGATAATGGCTATTGGTTGTACAACTTTACAGCGCGCTGGTATGGTCTCCCAGGATGAAGAGTGTCTGAGTGAACATTTGGCATTTTTGGCCATGAAGAAATTCCGTAGCGTTATAATTTTACAAGATATTGAAACGGTACGATGTCTGTTGTTATTGGGTATTTATTCGTTCTTTGAGCCAAAGGGCTCCTCGTCATGGACGATTAGTGGTATCATCATGCGATTGACCATAGGATTAGGTCTAAATAGAGAACTGACTGCCAAAAAACTCAAGAGCATGTCTGCCTTAGAAGCAGAAGCAAGATATAGAGTGTTCTGGAGTGCCTACTGCTTTGAAAGGCTAGTTTGCACCTCTCTGGGCCGTATATCTGGAAtagatgatgaagacatCACTGTGCCGCTACCGAGGGCGTTGTATGTGGATGAAAGGGACGATTTGGAGATGACCAAGTTAATGATATCATTAAGGAAAATGGGTGGCCGCATTTATAAACAAGTTCACTCTGTAAGTGCGGGACGACAAAAATTAACCATCGAACAGAAGCAGGAGATCATAGGTGGATTGCGCAAGGAGCTAGACGAAATTTATTCTCGAGAATcagaaagaaggaaactGAAAAACTCCCAGATGGATCAGCTAGAGAGGGACAACAATTCTACTACAAATGTGATATCTTTCCATAGTTCTGAGATTTGGCTAGCAATGAGGTACTCTCAATTGCAAATCTTGCTATACAGACCATCTGCATTGATACCGAAACCGCCCATTGACTCCTTATCCACACTAGGCGAGTTTTGCCTGCAAGCCTGGAAACATACTTACACGCTGTACAAGAAGCGGTTATTGCCCTTAAATTGGATAACTCTTTTCAGAACACTAACCATTTGTAATACTATCTTATACTGCCTTTGCCAGTGGAGCATTGACCTCATTGAAAGTAAAATCGAAATCCAGCAGTGTGTTGAGATACTAAGACATTTCGGCGAAAGATGGATTTTTGCAATGAGATGCGCGGACGTTTTCCAAAACATTAGTAACACAATTCTCGATATTAGTTTGAGCCATGGCAAAGTCCCTAATATGGACCAGTTAACAAGAGAGTTGTTTGGCGCCAGCGATTCGTATCAAGATATATTAGACGAAAACAATGTTGACGTCTCCTGGGTTGATAAACTTGTTTAACATACGTTCATCCAGTTTGGTCATTTCCTCTTACTTTAAGGTACCAacttgttgctgctgttgaaaaaagaaatttttttttccacgACAAGTAAggttttccttttgaatCTCTTATCCATATATGTATACTGATAAAAATAGGCGCTTTATAACACAAAACTAATGCCAACAAAAAGTTGACAATTCTTATCTTGTAAAGCAATTTACGAGAACAACTAATTaatgtatttttttgcaaacTATTATGACATTCATCGCAAGACAAAGCAACAGATTGTTTACTATACTTGTTTCCTAGATGGCCCGAAGGTAACTAATGATACAAGACGCCAATCGCAAGTTGGTGAGAAATATAAGCTTCGATTTGAAAGTTGGTCTTTGCCCAACCACAGCATCAAACGCAGCGCTATCAAGTGGCTTACGAGAATACGGGATAGCCACTTTCTCTGACAGCGACAACTATGCATATCTCTAAAAGGCGGAACTTACGACGGATGCACGGAGATTTCTTACGTAATAAACTTCCGTAGTTCAAGATTTAGTAACGTCCCTTGTTCAGCCTCCGATTCTACTCTAAAGATGCTTACCAAGATTGGACGTTCATTACCAATGAATGAATATATTGCACGGAACGGAAGCGGCATGTGTTTCCGTCTCGTGTGCTTAGTAAAGCAAAGCGGAGTAGAATCGGTAAGAACTTCCTTTTTGGGAGAAATCGTCGCCATTGTTTGGAcacctttcttttttcgtATTGTTTGAGCAGCgcgtttctttttgggTACCTGATGAGGTAGCAAATTCTTGGAGCGTGCTCTCCCTCGAGATATCCTGGTCTCTTCCTCTGTTGGCATTCtaaaatataaaaggaagagTAGATCTCTAGTTTCGAGTTTTTCTGATCTTATTTCGTTATGTGAAACAGCCCAAACACAGAGAAAAATCATCACATTAAGCTAAATCTAGACGATAATATAGTATCGAAAATGCCATTTGTTAAAGACTTTAAGCCACAAGCTTTGGGTGACACCAACCTATTCAAACCAATCAAAATTGGTAACAATGAACTTTTGCACCGTGCTGTTATTCCTCCATTGACTAGAATGAGAGCCCACCATCCAGGTAATATTCCAAACAGAGACTGGGCCGTTGAATACTACACTCAACGTGCTCAAAGACCAGGAACCTTGATTATCACCGAGGGTACCTTTCCCTCTCCACAATCCGGTGGTTACGACAATGCTCCAGGTATTTGGTCCGAAGAACAAATAAAGGAATGGactaaaattttcaaggcTATTCATGACAAAAAATCGTTCGCGTGGGTCCAATTATGGGTTCTAGGTTGGGCTGCTTTCCCAGACACCCTTGCTAGGGATGGCTTGCGTTACGACTCCGCCTCTGACAATGTTTAT contains:
- the STB5 gene encoding Stb5p (Transcription factor~similar to YHR178W): MDGPNFAHQGGRSQRTTELYSCARCRKLKKKCGKQIPTCVNCDKNGAHCSYPGRAPRRTKKELADAMLRGEYVPVKRNKKIGRSPLGNKSMPTSSSSPSTNGAITPGFSPYENDDAHKMKQLKPADPINLVMGASPNSSEGVSSLISVLTSLNDSSNPSSHLSSNENSLIPSRSLPASVQQGSATSSYGGYNTPSPLISGPVPANTQSVPLQNNNRNTSDSDDGNNIDHDNNNNNSSAPQLSLTSYANNPVPSGKYDSVPVDASSIEFETMSCCFKGGRTTSWVREDGSFKSIDRSLLDRFIAAYFKHNHRLFPMIDKIAFLNDAATITDFETLYDNKNYPDSFVFKVYMIMAIGCTTLQRAGMVSQDEECLSEHLAFLAMKKFRSVIILQDIETVRCLLLLGIYSFFEPKGSSSWTISGIIMRLTIGLGLNRELTAKKLKSMSALEAEARYRVFWSAYCFERLVCTSLGRISGIDDEDITVPLPRALYVDERDDLEMTKLMISLRKMGGRIYKQVHSVSAGRQKLTIEQKQEIIGGLRKELDEIYSRESERRKLKNSQMDQLERDNNSTTNVISFHSSEIWLAMRYSQLQILLYRPSALIPKPPIDSLSTLGEFCLQAWKHTYTLYKKRLLPLNWITLFRTLTICNTILYCLCQWSIDLIESKIEIQQCVEILRHFGERWIFAMRCADVFQNISNTILDISLSHGKVPNMDQLTRELFGASDSYQDILDENNVDVSWVDKLV
- the ROF1 gene encoding Rof1p (transcription factor containing a WOPR domain~similar to YHR177W) translates to MMDISPTCFGYIDDEDDLALVFQGVFDGNLRCIERRPYEAEKVELVSSGNIFVFNEERSGIKRWTDGFSWSPSRISGKFLVYREYNRLGSTQDPVLHNILEYNIFERAHRKYFYTGLLKKTFSLKFNTDPTDSTKLETFHLIAYYTEKDIRQGSLKRPSENPFFNKFRPSQKLSEALQKVAVGNGRSNPSKNNERGRTKAHNSKMCRSLSSSSSYCDLLKYCNTPGNVPVRSSLSDSRTMVQIPLNTLNITPGEMHQQQHQQQQQYLLPIDQKNQLPLPYVQHQPQPIGIYNPNYQPGLRRTVSQPMIFCNTYNTLSRQHTAASYEGCGVTPPLVYSSNTLNALPYQNLDPYCSRPGPECNRSQAPIASTMIHPVRPILVHDYRQGKPIASSMKPPNVNITTSTNKNLDGIYILPAPRMNLPPQTQYQMIHTPDSVQHGSTFSENNTSSDQKSHKYPK